A genomic region of Colletotrichum destructivum chromosome 5, complete sequence contains the following coding sequences:
- a CDS encoding Putative FAD-binding domain, FAD/NAD(P)-binding domain superfamily → MASNKGAKVIIAGGGIAGLTLALMLETLDTDYLLLEAHEDIAPEVGASIGLTPNSLRIFDQLGVYDAIEALPHAHIEELCVRGQDGRTYRRLRLPFAHSGKRHGYTTRFFARQWLLQILYDSLRHKERVLTGKKVIGISPATAGDGFVEVTTRDGSLYRGAIVIGADGVHSTVREQIHAMTGKALGEKEDKKKKGGGEGHEKKALAGREADDDDGMACSYRCSFGIAQHVPGWDYSRLVAVPGDGVTMVATSGADGRVYWFVFEKLPETLYGRWIPRAYSAQDEADFAAKYAEHRLTDDVTFGQLFSKRLSSTLTPLHEGVHGTWFSGRTLVLGDSAHKSNPIGSQGGSSIVEATALLVNGLRQKMDARQTDLAGLTDADVTSVFATFQDAHKPRASQVVSRAHAVQALAAFEQPALSRIGLGFLLPWIHDEHVWARTAPVFADAPRIAHLSVPARPRAIPFDDELPVAPVRSRMALLSALVVTVGSSLGLLWLVVNMQFPYLAPPFTWGPDDEPLDRTWLPTKFLNDNALFVVSVCSLPVLDDRPGPTAHLVYLLAQMLSPNLIYTVEAYRVGNAGTPLASPFLNFAVMGIVALAGAQQYWTVASALFGHALPTGRAVPLDVAHSLTPALALGFALPAVLMFLPVPDARVRQDWNALWQFGTFFFIALTDLFARVLRRWWSWRPLAAAVPGTDRGKDDADLVRYRNKDAAVLQGAYLCVGLVQAVSHLAALLYAHRHPALSVRDFFFGFPSPWTDWSSLGRSAWVSNVLQYDLVLYVAGAVVHNLHAVWKLRASGYVAGRECVAAAVCVVLGQFCLGSGATWAALWYWREGVLASLSTIE, encoded by the exons ATGGCATCGAACAAGGGGGCCaaggtcatcatcgccggcggcggcattgcCGGCCTGACGCTGGCCCTGATGCTGGAGACGCTCGACACGGActacctcctcctcgaggcccacgAAGACATCGCCCCCGAAGTCGGCGCAAGCATCGGCCTGACGCCGAACTCGCTGCGCATCTTCGACCAGCTGGGCGTGTACGACGCCATAGAGGCCTTGCCCCACGCCCACATCGAGGAGCTCTGCGTGCGTGGTCAAGACGGCCGCACGTACAGGCGTCTGAGGCTGCCATTTGCGCATAGCGGCAAGAG ACACGGCTACACGACTCGATTTTTCGCCAGACAATGGCTCCTACAGATCCTATATGACTCGTTACGGCACAAGGAAAGGGTCCTGACGGGCAAAAAGGTCATCGGCATCAGCccggccaccgccggcgatggcttTGTCGAGGTCACGACGCGCGATGGGAGCCTCTACCGgggcgccatcgtcatcggcgcggacggcgtACACAGCACCGTCCGGGAGCAGATACACGCCATGACCGGTAAAGCCCTGGGCGAGAAGGAagataagaagaagaagggtggGGGTGAGGGGCATGAGAAGAaggccctggccggccgcgaggccgatgacgacgacggcatggcATGTTCCTACCGGTGCAGCTTCGGCATCGCCCAACACGTGCCGGGATGGGACTATtcccgcctcgtcgccgtccccggcgacggcgtcaccATGGTCGCCACGTCCGGGGCCGACGGACGCGTGTACTGGTTTGTCTTCGAGAAGCTGCCCGAGACTCTGTACGGACGCTGGATCCCGCGGGCTTACTCGGCgcaggacgaggccgacttcGCTGCCAAGTACGCCGAGCACCGGCTGACGGACGACGTCACGTTCGGCCAGCTCTTCAGCAAGCGCCTCTCGTCCACGCTGACGCCGCTGCACGAGGGCGTACACGGAACATGGTTCTCTGGGAGGACGCTGGTCTTGGGAGACTCGGCGCACAAG TCCAACCCCATCGGCTCTCAGGGCGGAAgcagcatcgtcgaggcGACCGCGCTGTTGGTTAACGGTCTCCGTCAGAAGATGGACGCCCGCCAgaccgacctcgccggcctgacGGACGCCGACGTGACGAGCGTCTTCGCCACCTTCCAGGACGCCCATAAGCCCCGCGCCTCACAGGTCGTGTCCCGCGCCCACGCGGTCCAGGCCCTCGCGGCGTTCGAGCAGCCGGCCCTCTCCcgcatcggcctcggcttcctcctcccctggATCCACGACGAGCACGTCTGGGCCCGGACCGCCCCGGTCTTCGCCGACGCCCCGCGCATCGCCCACTTGTCCGTgccggcccggccccgggcCATCCcctttgacgacgagctcCCCGTAGCGCCGGTCCGGAGCAGGATGGCCCTCCTctcggccctcgtcgtcaccgtcggcTCGAGCCTGGGCCTGCTGTGGCTCGTCGTGAACATGCAGTTCCCCTACCTCGCGCCCCCCTTCACCTGGggccccgacgacgagccccTCGACCGCACCTGGCTGCCCACCAAGTTCCTCAACGACaacgccctcttcgtcgtctccgtGTGCTCCCTCCcggtcctcgacgaccggCCCGGCCCGACGGCCCACCTCGTCTACCTCCTGGCCCAGATGCTCTCCCCGAACCTGATCTACACCGTCGAGGCCTACCGCGTCGGCAATGCCGGCACCCCGCTGGCGTCCCCCTTTCTCAACTTCGCCGTCATgggcatcgtcgccctcgccggcgcccagcAGTACTGGACCGTCGCCTCCGCGCTCTTCGGCCACGCCCTCCCCACCGGCCGCGCCGTGcccctcgacgtcgcccacAGCCTGACCCCGGCCCTggccctcggcttcgccctcCCCGCCGTGCTCATGTTCCTCCCCGTCCCGGACGCGAGGGTCCGGCAGGACTGGAACGCCCTCTGGCAGTTCGgcaccttcttcttcatcgcccTGACGGACCTCTTTGCCCGCGTGCTTCGCCGATGGTGGTCGTGGCGACccctggcggcggccgtccCCGGAACCGACCGAGGCAAAGACGACGCGGACCTCGTGCGCTACAGGAacaaggacgccgccgtcctccaggGGGCCTACCTctgcgtcggcctcgtccaggccgtgagccacctcgccgccctcctgtACGCGCACCGCCATCCGGCCCTCTCGGTGCGggacttcttcttcggctttCCCTCGCCCTGGACCGACTGGAGCTCTCTGGGCCGTTCGGCGTGGGTCAGCAACGTGCTCCAGTACGACCTCGTGCTctacgtcgccggcgccgtcgtccacaACCTGCACGCCGTGTGGAAGCTGCGCGCCTCGGGCTACGTCGCTGGCAGGGAGTgcgtcgcggccgcggtcTGCGTCGTCCTGGGGCAGTTCTGCCTGGGCTCGGGCGCCACGTGGGCGGCCCTCTGGTACTGGCGGGAGGGCGTTCTCGCGAGCCTTTCGACGATCGAGTGA
- a CDS encoding Putative isoprenoid synthase domain superfamily, terpene cyclase-like 2, with translation MREYQSFAPAALAQPAAAYTQYDGLHGAALSLASRFRGAELRIPDLMKVFAGWPFSTSPHLARLRALFDTTLDGCIRDEKKREALKRADFGWLIALWYPDSEWAELEAVSYLGLWLFVWDDEIDVIETDFSKSAELALLHHRSTLAYVRRALGVSAAGDDDSNNNNNDDINKDIDNDEGSAPENMAVFGRFGELTRGTMSLAQRQRLSNELHSFVAQVAAEHVFHLDCRIPSPEQYREIRRGTAAVMPVVVLAEYMTRTEMPEVISSSPAFRVLESTTVDLIWLINDLYSLPKELADDTVLSIIPVLLHSGSSGSSRWTLDAVVERILADIRASMDEFEGAAKELRALGAGDSDATAAAAETFILYCRRLTAGVVLWTIQSPRYGILDCTNVDGSVTIQL, from the exons ATGAGGGAGTACCAGTCCTTCGCCCCGgcggccctcgcccagcCGGCAGCCGCTTACACGCAGTACGATGGCCtccacggcgccgccctgTCGCTGGCGAGCCGGTTCCGGGGCGCCGAGCTGCGCATCCCCGACTTGATGAAGGTCTTCGCCGGCTGGCCCTTTTCGACGAGCCCGCACCTGGCCCGGCTGCGGGCGCTGTTCGACACGACGCTGGACGGGTGTATCcgcgacgagaagaagcgcgaggCGCTGAAGAGGGCCGACTTTGGGTGGCTCATCGCGTT GTGGTATCCCGACTCGGAGTGGGCAGAACTCGAGGCCGTGAGCTACCTGGGCCTCTGGCTGTTCGTGTGGGACGACGAGATAGACGTCATTGAGACAGATTTCTCCAAGAGCGCCGAGCTGGCCCTCCTGCACCACCGGTCGACGCTGGCGTACGTCCGACGAGCTCTCGGGGTGTCCGCCGCGGGAGACGAtgacagcaacaacaacaacaacgacgacatcaacaaagacatcgacaacgacgagggCAGCGCGCCCGAGAACATGGCCGTGTTCGGCCGCTTCGGCGAGCTGACGCGCGGGACCATGAGCCTCGCCCAGCGCCAGCGGCTCTCGAACGAGCTGCACTCGTTCGTCGCCCAGGTCGCGGCCGAGCACGTGTTCCACCTGGACTGCAGGATCCCCTCGCCCGAGCAGTACCGCGAGATCCGGCGGGGAACGGCGGCCGTGATGCCTGTCGTCGTGCTGGCGGA GTACATGACCAGGACCGAAATGCCCGAGGTCATCTCGAGCTCACCGGCGTTCCGGGTGCTCGAGAGCACGACGGTGGACCTCATCTGGCTGATCAACGACCTCTACTCCCTGCCCAAGGAACTG GCCGACGACACCGTGCTGAGCATCATCCCCGTCCTCCTGCATAGCGGGTCAAGCGGGTCGAGCCGATGgaccctcgacgccgtcgtggaGAGGATCCTGGCCGACATCCGGGCGTCCATGGACGAGTTCGAGGgggccgccaaggagctgcGGGCGTTGGGCGCCGGGGACTCGgacgcgacggcggcggctgccgAGACCTTCATCCTGTACTGTCGTCGTCTCACCGCCGGCGTCGTGCTGTGGACGATTCAGTCGCCTCGCTACGGCATCCTGGACTGTACCAACGTGGACGGGTCCGTGACGATTCAGCTTTGA